The Rhipicephalus sanguineus isolate Rsan-2018 chromosome 4, BIME_Rsan_1.4, whole genome shotgun sequence DNA window ACCTGCCAGACACAAGCGTGGGACAAAGGGCAACGACGCGCACAAAAAGCTCTACACCCGCATCATCACGAAGTAAGACTACACGCACGTCATCGGCGAAAAGCTCGTCACGTTCAGGAAGAACAAAGGCGTCCTCTAAGCCTACCTCTTCCTCTCGTTCACCAACACTCAGTACGAAGTACATGTCATCCACTCTACAGCCATCGCAACCTCACCCTACCGTGTTATCGACGACCACTATCAGCATCCTTAGATCAGCCACGTCTCTGTCACCATCGCAGAGTCCCTCATTAGCTGCCGACAGAGTCTCTAAAAGCAGAGTCGATACTCCCACAAGAGCACTTCCTTCGTTGAAATACAATGAAAAGTCGCGGAAGCTTCAGCCACTTTCTGTGACTGACTCTTTCGTGACTCCCAGGCCACCATCCCTGTCTCACACTCACCTCACCTCTCCCGGCTATACCTCCGACGTTCGGTTAAGGGTGACGCCGACTCCGACGACCACACAGCCAAGATCAGTTTCCTCCACAAGGCAGGAGAAACTAGACAACTCATTGGCAGCCAACAACGATCAAATCTACGCTGATGATGAAGACGCCTACCTCCTCGACGGCGACCACTCGCCGCTGCGTCCACGTAATGATAGCTCTTCGCAAAGTGACGTCACCGGAAACCACTTGCCCGAGGGAGCCAAGGACTCCGCAAGAACCCTCAGCAAAAAACCCACAAAAAGCCGTGATGACGAAGACCCGAGCTCACGCGATCAGCACGTGTCCCTGCCGCCAGCGGCCGCTCCTGTAGGTCCGACAGGAAACTCGAGCTACAATTCCGACGTGTCTGACGACGAGCTTTCTGTGGAAGGACCCACAGCACCTGACCCAACAAACGAGGCGACGGGACCAGAGTTCTCACGTCCCATGCCACTGTGGCCTTTCCTGGCACCGCTTTTGCTCCTGCTCTTCCTGCCGCCTGCTGTTTGGTGCTTATTGCGACCTGAGAAACttccgccgccaccgatgccaccgccgccgccgcctccaatgCCACCTACATTTCACAGCTGGGGACATCCCTCCTATTAAGGAGAGCGTGAAATAGTCTCGTAGACGTGCTTAAAGCAGTCAACTTCAATATTTATGCAATGCTAGTTGCTCATGTAACGATCAATCGATGCGTGTCCAACGTACTACGTCCATTTTCATTAACCGTCATCCTCCTGGCGTTTTCACTAATTGTGCTTTATGCGAGGGGAGAAAGAGAGAACCGCTAAAAGACGAACGTTGCTACAACAGTCAACCCAAGCAAAAGAGTTTGTAGTAGGGTGATTTATTTTCGGAACACGGCTCTCTTTTTCAACGGTGTTCGAAAACTGGAATCTTCAAGAGTCAACGTTATGAGGGACTTCATTGCAAAGACACGCCGATGAAGACAAGTCCCCTTGTGTAAAGGTTCACTGATGAGGCATCTTGTTCGAGTTATGGTGCTCACGTGAACTCTCAATCTTCTTCGGTACCCTTGTCTAGTTTGCTGTTTTGCCGATAGCTCAACCTTCAGTGCTCAGTGATTGGTTGCTCTCTTTTCTGCTTGTCAGTGCAATAAATCGCTTGGCTGAATGTAAATGGGAATGTGTCAAAAAGCCACTATTGCTCTGTCAAAACTTCATCTCTGACGCGACTGTTCATCCTGAGTTTCGGATTTGTTAGGATGTGTCAGTTGCAAGCTGCTTAAACATCTGCATGTTTACCTATGCACCCTGTTTGCTACATTGTGGCTAGGCGTGAAAATTGAGTTCTCAGCGTTCCAACCAAGAAGAAaacttccaatgtgtttcttctaGGTCTTCGATGAATCTCGCGTCATTCTCGACTTATGACGAGTTTGTGCTGAGAAAAGTGATAGCCACATTTGATACCCTAACGTCTAAAATCTTTGACATTGTCCGAAATACAGAAAAAGACATTGCAACATAGGGGTATACAAAATTAAAGCGTCTGCTAGGGATTTTACAACCATGGCAGGGAATTTAAAATTTTActcaatgttttctttttttctagaagTCGTGACGTGCTATTAAGGAAGAGCTGCAGAAGTACGAATTTTTCTGTACCTTTAGGAGTTGAAACCACGTAAGAGACTGAATGACCCTTCATCACTACATAGTATTGCCATCAGCACGATGATATTGTACTGCATTTCTTACCATCGCCGCAGTACTTCTGTGAgcttggtgaatttttttttctggtagctTATACGCTTTATAACAATTCTAACAACGGGTAGCGAGCTCGCTGTATAGCCATACTCTATGCCGATTTGTCGTCTCTGGTCATGTACAATGTTTCTAATTTTATTCACCATTTCACAAGTCACCCCTTTGCCATTCTAAGATTAAACGCGTGCCATTGTTCGGGCATGCGAGTTCGTCTTTTTAAAATAGCATGCGCAGAAGCCCTTCCTTGTTGTACAGTGCCCACTGACTAATTTTTAAACATTGCAAGTTGTATTCTCAATGCTGTGCCCTTTAAGCCTTCTGTAGTGGGAAGTCTGCCACACTGTTTACTTTGTACTAGTTACGTCATTCGTAGGTTAGACGCGTGTCcttctgttttttttgttgttttttttagtaACCCAAAGTTTCACATTTCTGGCGTTCATTGCAAGCGTATGCATCTTGATTATTTTCACGGTTGAGAGGTTTCATTGACATTGCTTCATCATTTTCCGACCGGTGTGGCTCCTTGAAAGCGCGCTGTTCGAATGGTTCTTCATTTCGTGCTGTACATACAAGCAGTGTGGGTGTTTGTGTTGGCAAGACGTATTGTAATAAAGACGTTGAAACAAATCTAACGTTGTTTTCAGCCCCTCGCAAAAATTTATTTTACGATTTCTCTGCGTAGCAGCGTTTGCTTGGCGGAGAAACCGCAGCTGCCTTTGTAGACAATTTACGCAGCCTACGAAAGGCGAAGAAGTTATTAGGACGGACCCGCGGTGGCGCTGCGGCAGATGCGTCTCTCGTAACGTGAAAGAACCAGTGTCCCTCCAACGCATTTGACGAAAGTCGCAGTGGTTGCGCTCATTCCTCGTCGTTGCCACGGCTCTGACTGTTGTTTAAAGAGGAAAAACAGAAAGGTTCTTATAAAAAGGAACGACGAGGTGGTGGCGACGATAATCATCACGTCAGCTTGGAATATTCAACAAGTATTAAACGGAATTATTTGTATGTGCCAATATGTTCTGGATCTCCCCGTTGTCTCTTAGGAACGGCGACGGCCTGTTCTTAGAAAATAATTAATCGGGTTTTCGCTAGATGGAGACACTAACTGGCTAGGTTGTTGATGACAGGTAGTGTACCAGGCACATTACAAAATAACCTGTCCCGTGATCTCTTTATGTTTACTTTTTAATACAGGAAAACAAACAGCAACTTCTATTGCTGTTTATAGCGCATTTGTGTTTCAGGATACGCACTTTCTTGTCAACGTACTGAGGAGTCCATTGTCCACTGTTAACATTGTCCCGTCGGCTGCAATAGCGAGTAAAAGAAGACGTTCGCAAAGTGCGACAGGCTTAATACAGGAGCTTTCTTGAAAGTGAATTTTAGTATCTTAACTGGAAAGAAAGCTGTCAACATAGCAGAAACATAGCTGATAAGTGGGTAGAAGGCATACTTGCATTGTAAAGCGCTTTACAAACACAGGTATATAAAACGGAAATTTTAAGTCTATTGCGGCGTGCATAAATGTATTTTACATCAGTCGCTTTTGTTGTTGCCGGCTTGTGTCTGCTGCTGTGGCAGGAAATGATGACACCAATGTCACGGGACTATCAGGACGCGCTGTCAAAGCAACAAGAACAGTGGTCGTGTCAGCGTGAAGCTGTTGGTATCCTGTACATTATATAGATGTGAACGGTGCTGAGATAACATAGCGTAGCTATTTAATCCAAATGTACGACAGTGAACCCTGCGACAACCAAGAGATTGCGAAGATGCTCAATCTGTTTGAAAGGGAGCACAGCGTGAATATTGCGTAAGCTGCCTCAGCTCGCTGTTTATTTGCATGTTCATGTCCAAGGGGAAATGGGCCCTAAGTAATACTGTGGCTTGTTGCACGGGCTGTAATTCTCTGAAGAAGAAAATTAAGGGTTTTAAAGCCAACATCGTTCGACCAGGATCTCATGAACTCACTGTTACGGAAGTCTGTTTAAGCTTCGTGTTCAGGAATCCGACAAAGGTAAGTGACTATAGCGATGTGAGGTGCTGAAGGCTGTGGCATTTCCTacggacataaaaaaaaaactaaaaaaaatatccTACTTTCCGGCACTTTGTAAAATAACTAGGTCGATGGACAAGACATTAGCGAACGCAATAAAAATTACGAACACTGACGACATTAGTTCATATGTATCAACTGCTTCATTATTCTTACGCTATCAGAACCATCGAAGAGAAAAGAAGTTCAATTTTAGATCTTCCTCTAAGGCTCGCTGAGTTCTGTGCCGTTTACAATGAGGGCGCTCTGAAGAGAAACGCGTTACCTTTGGTCTCTTTACAACAAGCTTTAACTACCCCAGCGACGCGTGACCGGATTGACTCTAAAACGACAGCAACCAGAGCGAATGCGCCGTCACGTTCCCCCCAACAGGCTAATTCCCGGGGCTAGGGCATCGTCCTTCTACCCATTTCCAGCGCGACCGTCGCGGCAAATGCAGTAGGGTTTTCACTCAGTAAATGTGTCTATAGAGTACGCATAACTTTAATCTTTCCATGGAGACAGTAGTCCCGAGACATTTCACCTGTCGATTTCTTGAACAGAGTGTTAATGTAGCGACTAAGGATGAGAAAAACGTATTGCGACCGCTAGTAATTTTGAAAGGGCTGTCACCATGGGCCAACTTGAAAAAGCTTACGTTCATGCGTACTTACCACCATCAGCAGGCCATCCTCTCCATTTCTGTTTGAAGCCTAAAGATTAGCAGATATAATTTTTCTTACAAATGGTTAGAGCTAAGCGTCTTTTTGAAATACGGGGCTTCTTTTGTAAAGCGAATAGAAAGTCGTTTCAGTTTTAAACTCTTATACGAAGTTAAGAAAAAGTTAAACCAACATGAGGATGCTCCACCCATAAGCTATGCTTTACACAAAGCACGTGCgcctatagtttttttttatgcggGTCAAACAACTTTTATTTTCAGAACAATCATGGACGCCAAAAACGTATGCATAATGCTTGTCAGCTCGCAGTCAAGTTGTCTACAGCAGCGCTGAGAAGTGTTTATGCACCAAAGTCACTGCGGACCGTGCACCAAACGGTGGAGCGGAAACCTTTTTTTTGGTAGCCCAGAAGCTCGCCACCAGAGTAACGCGGAAGTTGAAGCGTAAGGAGAGGCATGACGAACTATGTCCATTTTTCAGTACACCGGGCCCTTATGGCTGCTGACTTCTTTTGCCATGACGGCTGAACAACGATATATATTGCTCCCATTACTGGGCAGCATATCAATCGCCTGACAGTTCTCGCGCTGCTGCCGCTACAAAATAACACAAAAACAATTATTTCTCCTTCAGCCGGATCTAAATCCAAAGACCGTTTCAATTTTCGTCGTGTCGAAGGCCTCAAGATCTCCAAACCTGAAAACTCTTCGGAACAATGGCCGTTTTGCGCTACGCCGCGCGATGTAAATTGGGGCGAGTGCCGTTATTGAAGAATGACGGTGTTTGGGTCTTGTATACatctcttttctgttcttttctttttttgtcatgcAAGGTAAATAACGCTCTGTGTTGCAGATGCGTGCTGTGCAGGTTTGAGTGGTATTACATTTTGTTTGGCCCCCATACGAGCCTCGGCTGTTCTTTGCAGTTTCACTCGACAAGCGGACTATCATCACGAGGCGTGCCATGCGTGAAATTGCTCCCGTTTTGTCCAGGGCGGTGCTTGACAATAGACCTTGTTAGACCAAGCTGGCATAGCCGAAGCGACCTGACGGGTTCTGAAAGAACGCTGACGTCAGAAAAACAGTCTCGCCaattggagttttttttttctccgctgctGAACAGGAACACAGTGTTGACTCTCGACACGTTATGAAAGAGAGGATGCCACTCGTTGGGCCAGTTTAGCATGTGTGGGCTTAAAAAGCTAGATTCGGTTTCGGTGATATTGAGACGCGTGTCGACAACATGGCCCTTCGCTCGATTACAGACGCGTTTTGCATCCGTTTTCCCGGCTGTGTGCAAGTGGCCCTGTCTGCCACCCCAAGCGGCTAGAAGTTTGAACCAATTTGTTACCGGTGGTTTGACATAACTGGCATCGACGATCGGTCAACCCAGCCTACAAGCGTTTGCACGAAAACAATGGCCTGCTTCCAATTCTTTCAACCCAAACGTAACTAGTTTTCGATTAGTTGTAAGCACAGCGGGTTCGTTAGCGCACGCGCCTTTCATTCCACCCATTGTACGGAAAAGTAAACAATTCTAGTCCCTGATAGGGGCTAGAATTGTTTCAGCGCAAAATGCCGCCTTGCGGGTTTCGCAGCGAGAGCTATTAAGCACTAATACAGAGACTTGTCTACTGACGCCCATTCGGGCACTGTCTTTCACTTGCACGACAACAAAAGACCGCCGTCACCCTGAAGAGAGCTGACAGCGGTACCAGTGGCAGAAGTTGCGGATGGCCGTGAGTTGTCACTCAAGGCAGTAACGAGAAAACCGCCCTCAACTGATCCGGTTTCACCCGGGTCGCTTCTCATACGGCCGCAACACAATCAGAGGTGTGTGTTATGCGGGCAGCGGGTATCGACGGGAGCGCACTACAAAGCGGCGGGACCCCCACATGCACGCAATCGCTATACGTCTTTTAAGTCAATGTGTGGACGACGCCCCCGGTTCCCGCAATATAAACAATGCTCGCTTCGAGCGGCCCATACGCGTGTCCTGTACAATTTGTTTCGGTTTGTTCCACCATATCCGCTGTCCAAGGGCACGCCTCACTTGACGTGTCCAATTCTGTGTCACGGCAGAACACACTCGCATCACTCCTACAGCGTCGTGCGAAGCTCGAGTTTATGTATTACGTAGGCAGTTGCGCTGCAACCTTTTTCTAATGTATTGGGCCGAAAGATCATTCTGGACGCAGTGAGTGTTTCTTCATTGCTCCAGTAAACTCCCTGAAAATTTCGTGCTCGACACCTTAAGTAAAACCGTGATTACGCTTAGTACCTTGCGACACTGAGGAGGCCGGTCGGTTCACGTGTTCAGGCACATCCGAATCGCAGTTTTTTCACGGTCAGTAAGACTGTGAACTATGCATCCTggcactgttggtttacgttcgcTGTATGTGTCTTTAGTTGTAATTTGAGAAAACATTTCGTatatagatgatgatgatgaaaaacatttattataaaagaaaaaaagaaagagagtttgggggccaaagcatgaccccgctacatggtcggcgtccctagtccgggacaccgcatgacgaggccccgtctcgcgcccgtcgcaccagagcccgttgcgactccagtgaggagcagttgaggagggcagtctcccatgcctctcgtgaaggggtaggggaagggggcaggtggggatttttagtacatgcccacaccatgtggaagatatcacaggtctccccacagtgtgggcaccgcccatccgtgttcggatcatagtgttttaatattgcaggacagagtagagtacctgtctgcaggcgccttagagttcgctcatccgccttactcagcccctttgcaggagccgggaaaaggcggtgagtgtcgcgataatacgcgagaatttctttgaaccgcaggagcggcgtattggcgtccgagtcataagagccagggtgaggagcccggtgggtaagcgctcgggcggccgcgtcagcggcctcattacctcgtaagccctgatggcctggagcccatataattcgttttggggtcggatcaatggcagcccgttttagaatttggccggctaagggggatatctctcctgccaagtagtgagcacatgctttacgggagtccgtgatgattactttcgaattgggatccgcggcagcaagcgctatcgctacttcctcagctcgctctgaattttgtgctcggaaggagagcccattgacgtgtttttcctggtgaattacagaggccgtgtaaaatcccttgggcgaaggccctgctatgtccacgtagaatacaccaggtcgggagccgtgttgtctttcaagcgtccgagcccgcgcttgtcgtctgctttcgtgcgtgtgcatatccatgttactggggagcggagagaccgagagcatatggcgccacagttccggaatacgctccgcctcctctgcagggcaaacgTGTTGGATCTGTAATCGGTTTAGCAGGCGGCGCCCGGGGGCCGTCTGCATGAGCCGCGTATATTGATTCACAAGGTGGGCCTCCCGCAACTCTTGGTAGGAGTTGAGCACACCTAACGCTCTGAGTTTGGCGTTGGAGGTGGCAACAGGGAGATCCAGAGCTCGCTTAGTCGCCTTACGGATGATGGCATCTAGTCTTTCGTCTTCGTGCTTGTTAGTGCGAAGGTATGGGACGGCATAGAGTATCCGCCTAGTCACGAAGGCATGGGCGAGCCGAAGCGCGTCCCTGCCCCGCAGACCGCCCCGCAGACCGCCCCGCTTGTTGGAAACGCGGTGGATCATGCGCCCTACCTGTTCGCCTACTCTCCGAAGTTTCGCAATAGTGGAGTCCGGTCTGAGTCTGTGGTGAATGAACAGGCCCAGAATCCGAAGCTCCTCCACCTCTCTGATGGGAACCCCGGACAGAGAGACGTGTATGGCTGATTTATCTCTTGGTTTCGCTCTAACATGCAGAAGCTCTGATTTGGTTGGAGCGCACTGGAGTCCACAATCGTTGGCATACGCCTCGACTATGGATGCGGCCCGCTGAAGGCGTTCCTGCATTTCGCCAATGCTCCCTTCGGTGGTCCAGAttgtaatgtcatcggcatatactgcGTGTTGAATGCCTTCCACCCGGGCCAATTCATTTGGGAGGCGCATCATAGCAATGTTGAACAGGAGCGGTGATAACACAGCTCCCTGAGGGGTACCCCGTGTTCCCATAATGTACGGGCCATATTCCTCGTCCTCGATCCGAAGAAGAGCCTGGCGCTTAGAGAGGAAATCGCTGATGTATGCAAAGGTCCTAGCCCCGCAATCGGTGGAACTCAAGTTAGCCAGGATGCTACCGTGTTTAACATTGTCGAAAGCCCCCTTCAGATCAAGGGCGAGGATGGCTTTGTCATTGTGTTGCATAGTTGTGGGTTGTATGATGGTCCTGTGCAGCTGGAGAAGGACGTCCTGTGCAGACATGTGTGGGCGAAACCCAAACATGGTGTCTGCAAACAAGCCCTTGCCCTCCAGATATGGAGAGAGGCGATCCCGTACCATCGTCTCCATAAGCTTGCCCGTGCACGAGGTCAGTGATATGGGCCTCAGATTATCCGTATTCACGGCCTTGCCTGCTTTGGGGATAAAAGTCACAAGTGATGTTTTCCATTCGGGAGGTAGCGGACGTCCGTCCCAGATCTGGTTAATATATTCTAATAAATGGAGGTAGGCTGTGTCAGGGAGGTTTGCCAACAGTTTCACTGTTATGCGGTCCCTCCCTGGAGCCGTGCCTCGGCGCATTTTAGCTAAGGCAGCTTTAAGGTCATGCAACTGAAAATGGGCATCGAGTTGGTGGTTAGGCTTACCAGAGTACGTGTACGCCGGCCCAGTCGGGTCCTCCGTGCGACAGAGATATCTATCGCACAGAGCATCCGCAAGCTGTGCCGACGTGCCTTGGTACCCATGCAGAGCTCGCCGGAGTTGCTTTTGCGTCTCCCCTCTCGTTTGAGAGGGATCTATCAGACTGCGAAAGAGACGCCATGTCCCCTTCGAGCTCATCTGACGAGCTGCGGCGTCGCAGCGGGCTATCCAATTTGAATCGGAGAGCTGAGCAGCATACGCTGCAGCCTGCTCCGTGAGTTGGGCTATGCGGGTACGTAACTTGCGATTAGTCTTCTGTTTTTTCCAACGTTTTGTTAAGCTTCGGCGCGCCTCCCACAAGTGCAGGAGGTGAGTGTCGATTGCGGGGATCTCTTCGTTGGTTTGAAGTGCAGTAATATGTTTTTTCTGAATGTGGTTTATGTGTGTAGCCCACTCCGCGTAGCCGCCAGAAAATAATACGGGGGGAATAGTCTCATTGCGGAATTGTTGCCAATCGGTCAGCTTGGCTTGACCCCATTTTTTATGCGCTGGCTCTTCCAGGAGTGTAACCCGGAGaaggcagtgatcactgcctagAGAATCGCCCAAGTTCTCCCAGGTAGCATCCTTAGCATTTTTTACGAGAGAGAGGTCCGGACACGTGTCACGGGTTACCGAGTTCCCCATTCGAGTGGGGTACGCCGGATCCGTGAGCAGCGTGAGGCGAAGGGTGGAGATAAGCCCCGCCAGCTTGCGCCCTCTGGCCTGCTCGTAGTGATAGCCCCAGTGAAGGCTGGGAGCATTGAAGTCTCCAACAATCACTAAAGGATCTTTGTCTGCCAATTTGATTGCGCGAAGGAAGATTTCGCTGAAAGTTACGCGCGGTTTACGCGGGGGGCTGTATATATTTAGGATATGTATTGACGGGTCGCGACGTCTGAGAGGCAGTACCCTCACCATAGTGTATTCTTGTTCGGTACTCAAGTTTAAATCGACCTGAATCGCGGTATATGCCTTATTCACCAGGATGCACGACGAGGGGCCCCCCTGGAAAGTTCGGTAGCCAGAGAATTTAGCGTCCATGCCGGGCTCCTGCAAAGCAAGCAGGGCTGGCATATTTCCGAGGGACTGCAAGTAGAGCTGGAGGTGCGACCGCTTTTTCCAAGCTCTaaaacccctgcagttccattggataATCTCAAATTTTTGTAGGTTTTTAGCTTTCTTGTTAGGTCGGCTAGCCATCTTTTAGTATTTATTTACGGTGCAGGAGACCGGCCCAGGCCTGGAGCCGGCGTGGCCGCCATAAGAGGCCGCACCGGCCCACCCGGAGCCAGCCCCGAAAGGTCTTCTTCCACTGCCTGACGAGAGGCCGTCTTGCGTTTGAGCTGTGGGGGCTCGCACTGAGTCGTGTTTTTAATTTGGGTGCTAACCCAGGGCTGCACGGCTTTAAGAACTGAGTC harbors:
- the LOC125758317 gene encoding uncharacterized protein LOC125758317; this encodes MPALLALQEPGMDAKFSGYRTFQGGPSSCILDVLLQLHRTIIQPTTMQHNDKAILALDLKGAFDNVKHGSILANLSSTDCGARTFAYISDFLSKRQALLRIEDEEYGPYIMGTRGTPQGAVLSPLLFNIAMMRLPNELARVEGIQHAVYADDITIWTTEGSIGEMQERLQRAASIVEAYANDCGLQCAPTKSELLHVRAKPRDKSAIHVSLSGVPIREVEELRILGLFIHHRLRPDSTIAKLRRVGEQVGRMIHRVSNKRGGLRGGLRGRDALRLAHAFVTRRILYAVPYLRTNKHEDERLDAIIRKATKRALDLPVATSNAKLRALGVLNSYQELREAHLVNQYTRLMQTAPGRRLLNRLQIQHNPSGRFGYASLV